The following proteins are co-located in the Lepisosteus oculatus isolate fLepOcu1 chromosome 9, fLepOcu1.hap2, whole genome shotgun sequence genome:
- the ak4 gene encoding adenylate kinase 4, mitochondrial, with protein MANKLFRAIIMGPPGSGKGTISQRIAQRFGLQHLSSGDFLRENIAASTEAGILAQKYIEKGLLVPDQVITRLVLTKLERMTRHSWLLDGFPRTLAQAHALNSTCDVDLVISLNIPFESLKERLSSRWIHPSSGRVYNMEFNPPQAEGIDDISGEPLIQRDDDKPEAVMARLRHYKDIAKPVIDLYKTKGVLHSFSGTETDKIWPYIYSLLSSKIPPVHPDEQQALSLSGRDQFTDCRNGTHNWV; from the exons ATGGCAAATAAGTTATTCCGAGCCATCATTATGGGTCCTCCGGGCTCTGGGAAGGGAACAATTTCTCAGAGAATCGCCCAGAGGTTTGGCCTGCAACATCTGTCCAGCGGTGATTTCCTCCGGGAGAACATCGCAGCAAGCACTG aggCGGGCATTTTGGCACAGAAATACATTGAAAAGGGTCTTTTGGTTCCTGATCAAGTTATAACACGTTTGGTACTTACCAAACTGGAAAGGATGACAAGACACAGCTGGCTTCTTGATG GTTTCCCGCGGACTTTGGCACAGGCACATGCCCTGAATAGCACCTGTGATGTCGATTTGGTCATCAGCCTGAACATTCCCTTTGAGTCACTGAAGGAGAGACTCAGCTCAAGGTGGATCCATCCTTCTAGTGGAAGAGTGTACAACATGGAATTCAATCCCCCACAAGCAGAG GGTATCGATGACATCAGCGGTGAGCCTTTAATTCAGCGCGATGACGACAAACCTGAAGCTGTCATGGCAAGGCTTAGGCATTATAAAGACATTGCCAAACCAGTCATAGACTTATATAA gacAAAAGGAGTCCTACACTCTTTTTCAGGGACTGAAACTGATAAGATTTGGCCCTACATTTACTCACTACTCTCTTCAAAGATCCCTCCTGTGCACCCTGATGAACAACAGGCCCTGTCACTCTCTGGCCGTGACCA ATTCACTGACTGCAGGAATGGAACTCACAACTGGGTATGA